Proteins from one Mycobacterium sp. EPa45 genomic window:
- a CDS encoding IclR family transcriptional regulator codes for MTAALTDTAPASMLDRFTAIIDAFEDTSAGLTLDQIAARAHLPRSTTHRILDQLVRLQWLTHSGRGYRLGARTSAWGAGDSADARLRSVAAPVLHEIQVRTGAVVHLGLLDRGEVIHLDKLGGPSARQVPTSVGLRIPAHRVSLGVAALAGLSPEDVVAELSYVQDWEPDAAWWGELHKVRRRVVVRHGDYAGPMVSLAATVGSRAAIGLVTSDRVLAQRCQPLLAASAARIARALAGTNN; via the coding sequence ATGACCGCGGCTCTGACCGACACTGCGCCGGCCTCGATGCTCGACCGGTTCACGGCCATCATCGACGCTTTTGAAGACACGTCCGCAGGTCTCACCCTCGACCAGATCGCGGCGCGGGCGCATCTGCCGCGCTCGACCACGCACCGCATTCTCGATCAGCTGGTGCGGCTGCAGTGGCTGACCCATTCGGGCCGCGGTTACCGGCTCGGGGCGCGCACCTCGGCCTGGGGCGCCGGCGACAGTGCCGATGCCCGGCTGCGTTCGGTCGCGGCACCGGTGCTGCACGAGATTCAGGTGCGAACCGGTGCCGTGGTGCACCTCGGCCTGCTGGACCGGGGCGAGGTCATTCACCTGGACAAGCTGGGCGGGCCGTCGGCGCGGCAGGTCCCGACGTCGGTCGGACTGCGGATTCCGGCGCATCGGGTGTCATTGGGTGTCGCCGCGCTGGCCGGGCTGTCGCCCGAGGACGTGGTCGCCGAATTGAGCTACGTCCAGGACTGGGAGCCCGACGCGGCGTGGTGGGGCGAGCTGCACAAGGTCCGCCGTCGGGTCGTCGTGCGCCACGGCGACTATGCCGGCCCGATGGTGTCGCTGGCGGCGACGGTCGGCTCCCGCGCGGCGATCGGACTCGTCACCTCCGACCGGGTGCTCGCGCAGCGATGTCAGCCACTGCTTGCGGCGTCCGCGGCACGGATCGCCCGTGCGCTGGCGGGCACGAACAACTGA